In the genome of Natronorubrum sediminis, one region contains:
- a CDS encoding acyl-CoA dehydrogenase family protein, which yields MEFGLTEEQEQIREEVARFAENEIVPEAETFDEEEKFPHEIVDQAAEMGLVGSSIPVEYGGAGYSTLETVIIAEELFSYDPGIALSILACSFGTEAIREFGTEDQKERFLEPVALGEKISGAAISEPDTGSDVSSVSTQAEKDGDEWVVNGNKMWITNGSVGDFFVVLCKTNPDAEGRYNGFSQIVVESDRDGFSADKITGKMGIRASDTAELIFDDVRVPEENLIGTKDAAFMQQMQFFDATRVGVAAQGVGIAKGATREALEYAQDREQFGQPISEFQAIQHKLANMATETEAARNLTYKAAWHVDQGEDITKLASMAKEYSSRVAVDAANEAVQIHGGSGYVNDFPVERFYRDSKITQIYEGTSEIQKNVIARELLGKGF from the coding sequence ATGGAATTCGGTCTCACCGAAGAACAGGAACAGATTCGCGAGGAAGTCGCTCGGTTTGCCGAAAACGAAATCGTCCCCGAAGCGGAGACGTTCGACGAGGAGGAGAAATTCCCCCACGAGATCGTCGATCAGGCCGCGGAGATGGGCCTCGTCGGCTCCTCGATCCCAGTCGAGTACGGCGGCGCGGGCTACTCGACGCTCGAGACAGTGATCATCGCCGAGGAACTGTTCTCCTACGATCCCGGTATCGCGCTCTCGATTCTCGCCTGCTCGTTCGGGACCGAAGCGATCCGCGAGTTCGGTACGGAAGACCAGAAAGAACGCTTCTTAGAGCCCGTCGCGCTGGGCGAGAAGATTTCCGGCGCCGCAATTTCCGAACCCGACACCGGCTCCGACGTCTCCTCGGTTTCGACGCAGGCCGAGAAGGACGGCGACGAGTGGGTCGTCAACGGCAACAAGATGTGGATCACGAACGGAAGCGTCGGCGACTTCTTCGTCGTCCTCTGTAAGACCAACCCCGACGCCGAGGGCCGCTACAACGGCTTCAGCCAGATCGTGGTCGAATCCGACCGCGACGGCTTCAGCGCCGACAAGATCACCGGAAAGATGGGCATCCGCGCCTCCGACACCGCCGAACTCATCTTCGACGACGTGCGCGTCCCCGAAGAGAACCTCATCGGAACCAAAGACGCCGCGTTCATGCAGCAGATGCAGTTCTTCGACGCCACTCGTGTCGGCGTCGCCGCACAGGGCGTCGGCATCGCGAAGGGTGCGACTCGAGAGGCACTCGAGTACGCACAGGATCGCGAGCAGTTCGGTCAGCCGATCAGCGAGTTCCAGGCGATTCAGCACAAACTCGCCAATATGGCGACCGAAACCGAGGCCGCGCGTAACCTGACCTACAAGGCCGCCTGGCACGTCGACCAGGGCGAGGACATCACCAAACTCGCCTCGATGGCCAAGGAGTACTCCTCTCGCGTTGCCGTCGACGCTGCTAACGAAGCCGTCCAGATCCACGGCGGCTCGGGCTACGTCAACGACTTCCCCGTCGAGCGCTTCTACCGCGACTCGAAGATTACCCAGATCTACGAGGGAACGTCCGAGATTCAGAAGAACGTTATCGCCCGCGAACTACTCGGGAAAGGCTTCTAA